A single window of Paracoccus albus DNA harbors:
- a CDS encoding thiamine/thiamine pyrophosphate ABC transporter permease ThiP, producing the protein MAARLRELTRSPGTRIPPYTFGAAAGVLLLVLILGTLGVVAAYAGGLSALGPWDMRAIWFTLWQSVVSATLSAVLAVPVARALARRRFTGRALLITLLGAPFILPVIVAVMGLVSVFGRSGFVNDALASLGLSPISIYGWQGVILAHVFFNLPLSVRMILHGWQAIPAERFRLALSLGFGAADISRHLERPMLREVLPGAWLAVFLVCLTSFAVALALGGGPGATTVELAIYQAFRFDFDMGKAATLAIVQVGLCVVALALASRISRPAEFGAGLDRTNPIPAPIGWRQGVDYISIAAAAAFLLVPMAAVILKGVPGLLSLPPPVWAAAGRSVIMALISALLALTLALALATAIARGQKWAELAGMLPLVASPLVLGTGLFLMLRNAASPTELALPVTTTINAVMALPFALRILIPATHSLHADYGRLADSLGLHGFARLRLLILPRLARPIGFAGGLSAALAMGDLGVITLFADSRNPTLPLKLYQFMNSYRMDDAAACAVLLMGISFALFWLFDRGGRVRAAI; encoded by the coding sequence ATGGCTGCGCGTCTTCGCGAATTGACACGCTCACCCGGCACGCGTATCCCGCCCTACACGTTCGGCGCTGCCGCCGGGGTTTTGCTGCTGGTGCTGATCCTCGGGACGCTGGGGGTGGTCGCGGCATATGCGGGCGGGTTGTCCGCGCTTGGTCCGTGGGACATGCGTGCAATCTGGTTCACGCTTTGGCAGTCGGTCGTATCGGCCACGCTGTCCGCTGTATTGGCGGTCCCGGTTGCCCGCGCGCTCGCAAGACGCAGGTTTACCGGGCGCGCCCTGCTGATCACCCTGCTCGGCGCACCGTTTATCCTGCCGGTCATCGTGGCGGTGATGGGGCTGGTTTCGGTTTTCGGCCGCAGCGGCTTTGTAAATGACGCATTGGCGTCGCTCGGCCTGAGCCCGATCAGCATTTACGGCTGGCAGGGTGTCATCCTGGCGCATGTGTTCTTCAACCTGCCGCTTTCGGTACGCATGATCCTTCACGGCTGGCAGGCGATCCCGGCAGAGCGATTCCGGCTTGCGCTCTCACTTGGGTTTGGTGCCGCCGACATATCGCGCCACCTGGAACGTCCGATGCTGCGCGAGGTCCTGCCGGGCGCGTGGCTGGCAGTGTTTCTTGTCTGTCTGACAAGTTTTGCGGTCGCGCTTGCGCTTGGCGGCGGTCCGGGCGCGACTACCGTTGAGTTGGCCATTTATCAGGCATTCCGCTTTGATTTCGACATGGGCAAGGCAGCCACCCTGGCCATTGTTCAGGTCGGGCTATGCGTTGTCGCGTTAGCACTTGCATCGCGTATCTCTCGTCCGGCAGAGTTCGGCGCGGGGCTGGATCGCACGAACCCGATTCCCGCGCCTATCGGTTGGCGGCAAGGCGTTGATTACATATCAATCGCTGCTGCGGCGGCATTCCTGCTGGTCCCGATGGCGGCCGTTATCCTGAAGGGCGTGCCGGGTCTGTTGTCGCTGCCGCCGCCGGTTTGGGCGGCCGCCGGTCGTTCGGTCATCATGGCGCTGATTTCGGCCCTGCTTGCATTGACGCTGGCGCTTGCTTTGGCGACGGCGATAGCGCGCGGCCAGAAATGGGCAGAGCTTGCGGGTATGTTGCCCCTCGTCGCCTCACCCCTTGTGCTTGGCACCGGGCTTTTTCTGATGCTGCGCAACGCGGCCTCACCGACAGAACTGGCTTTGCCGGTGACAACCACCATCAACGCGGTCATGGCCTTGCCCTTCGCACTGCGCATCCTCATCCCGGCCACACACAGCCTGCATGCCGATTACGGCAGGCTGGCGGATTCGCTGGGATTGCACGGGTTCGCGAGGCTGCGATTGCTGATCCTGCCGCGCCTCGCCCGTCCGATCGGTTTCGCTGGCGGGTTGTCGGCTGCTCTGGCGATGGGCGATCTGGGGGTGATCACGCTGTTTGCAGATAGCAGGAACCCGACGCTGCCGCTGAAACTTTACCAGTTCATGAACAGCTATCGCATGGATGATGCCGCCGCATGCGCGGTCCTGCTGATGGGGATCAGCTTTGCCCTGTTCTGGCTGTTCGACAGAGGGGGACGCGTTCGTGCTGCAATTTGA
- a CDS encoding DUF2794 domain-containing protein → MQNPMQPFVPQADRVAFNRAELASILSVYGRMVAAGEWRDYAMAFLSDVAVFSIFRHAAETPIYRVEKRPKLRGAQGMYSVIAMDGRILKRGHDLAQVLRVFDRKLIRAVDQPR, encoded by the coding sequence ATGCAGAACCCGATGCAGCCGTTCGTTCCGCAAGCAGACCGTGTCGCTTTTAACAGGGCGGAACTCGCTTCTATCCTTTCCGTATATGGCCGTATGGTCGCCGCTGGCGAGTGGCGCGACTATGCGATGGCGTTCCTGAGCGATGTCGCGGTTTTCTCAATCTTCCGGCATGCCGCCGAAACACCGATCTATCGCGTCGAGAAGCGGCCGAAGCTTCGCGGTGCGCAGGGCATGTATTCGGTGATTGCGATGGATGGCCGGATATTGAAACGCGGGCATGACCTTGCACAGGTCCTGCGCGTCTTCGACCGCAAGCTTATCCGCGCCGTCGATCAGCCAAGATAG
- a CDS encoding cytochrome c1, with protein sequence MTLRTKTLTAVAALTLGAAAWAQDTTVTVPLPDDITPAQAADAVADAAAEAAETVSETAGDASADAADAAADAAADAAEAVTPATEAPAAEAAPAAVVVTEDDAADEPAAEVVPAEEVAADEAPAAAEETADQPEAAAEEEPAAESVDSDQAAEAEAPAEAAEPAEAETEAAEAEPVAEPAESEATEPAAEESAEPVAAAEGTEPAAESEAETADETSVDAETTEESAADAEATEQPAAEEAEEPAEAEAEAAEGEAATEEAATEEAAGSEEEAAAETEEHAEEGEEEASHDAVHIEDINFSFEGPFGKFDQFQLQRGLQVYTEVCSACHGLKQVPIRTLHDEDGPGLPEDQVRAYAANLFIIDEETGEERPRLPTDHFPEVEQVTGMGPDLSLMAKARAGFHGPYGTGISQLFRGIGGPEYIHAVLTGYNGEEMEQAGTILYHNEAFAGNWISMPQPLFEDQVTYEDGTPATVDQMARDVSAFLMWTAEPKMMARKENGFVAVIFLVILAALLYLTNKRLWWSVKHGDK encoded by the coding sequence ATGACCCTGAGAACAAAGACCCTCACGGCCGTTGCCGCGCTGACCCTTGGTGCCGCGGCATGGGCGCAGGACACCACTGTTACGGTCCCGCTGCCGGATGACATCACGCCTGCTCAGGCAGCTGATGCGGTGGCCGATGCTGCAGCGGAAGCAGCGGAAACCGTTAGCGAAACAGCGGGCGACGCGTCTGCCGATGCCGCCGATGCGGCTGCGGACGCGGCGGCTGACGCTGCAGAGGCGGTAACACCCGCGACGGAAGCACCCGCTGCGGAGGCGGCACCGGCTGCGGTAGTCGTCACTGAGGACGATGCAGCAGATGAACCTGCTGCTGAAGTGGTACCTGCGGAAGAGGTAGCCGCAGACGAAGCCCCGGCTGCTGCGGAAGAAACAGCGGATCAGCCGGAGGCGGCTGCCGAGGAAGAGCCAGCTGCCGAATCTGTGGACTCAGATCAGGCTGCGGAAGCCGAAGCGCCCGCCGAAGCCGCGGAACCTGCAGAAGCTGAGACAGAAGCGGCTGAAGCCGAGCCCGTCGCAGAACCCGCCGAATCCGAAGCGACGGAGCCTGCTGCAGAAGAAAGCGCGGAACCGGTGGCGGCAGCTGAGGGAACTGAACCAGCCGCCGAAAGCGAAGCAGAAACTGCCGACGAAACCAGCGTCGACGCTGAAACGACCGAAGAATCTGCGGCGGACGCGGAAGCAACGGAACAGCCTGCAGCCGAAGAGGCTGAAGAGCCTGCCGAAGCAGAGGCAGAGGCGGCAGAGGGCGAAGCAGCAACTGAAGAGGCCGCGACTGAGGAAGCCGCCGGTTCGGAAGAAGAGGCCGCTGCTGAGACCGAAGAGCACGCAGAGGAAGGCGAAGAAGAAGCCAGCCATGATGCGGTTCACATCGAAGACATTAACTTCAGCTTCGAAGGTCCGTTCGGCAAGTTCGACCAGTTCCAGCTTCAGCGCGGCCTTCAGGTCTATACCGAAGTCTGCTCTGCCTGCCACGGCCTGAAGCAGGTTCCCATCCGCACCCTTCACGACGAAGACGGTCCCGGACTTCCGGAAGATCAGGTCCGTGCATATGCCGCAAATTTGTTCATCATCGACGAAGAAACGGGCGAGGAACGCCCGCGTCTGCCGACCGATCACTTCCCCGAGGTTGAGCAAGTCACCGGGATGGGTCCCGATCTGTCCTTGATGGCCAAGGCACGCGCGGGCTTCCACGGTCCTTACGGCACGGGCATCAGCCAGCTGTTCCGGGGCATTGGTGGTCCGGAATATATCCACGCTGTCCTGACCGGCTATAACGGCGAAGAGATGGAGCAGGCCGGGACGATCCTGTACCACAATGAAGCTTTTGCGGGGAACTGGATCTCCATGCCGCAGCCGCTGTTCGAAGACCAGGTGACCTATGAGGACGGGACGCCCGCGACCGTGGACCAGATGGCGCGTGACGTGTCAGCCTTCCTGATGTGGACGGCAGAGCCGAAGATGATGGCGCGTAAGGAAAACGGTTTCGTGGCCGTCATTTTCCTGGTGATCCTCGCGGCGCTTCTGTACCTGACGAACAAGCGCCTGTGGTGGTCGGTCAAACACGGCGACAAGTGA
- a CDS encoding thiamine ABC transporter ATP-binding protein, with translation MLQFDQAEAILGSFHLSADFEIAPGARIAVIGPSGSGKSTLLGMVAGFVPLSAGRITYGEQDLSRLTPGARPVSILFQDQNLFPHLSVAQNVGLGLRPNLRLTPDEQAAIEDALSQVGLTDKADSMPAQLSGGQQSRVALARVALRARPILLLDEAFSALGPALKADMLALLGRIADRTKATVLMVTHDPDDARAFASETVLVMDGLAQAPVATGPLLDNPPPALRAYLG, from the coding sequence GTGCTGCAATTTGATCAGGCAGAGGCCATACTCGGCAGCTTTCATCTTTCCGCCGATTTCGAAATCGCACCCGGCGCACGCATCGCGGTGATCGGGCCGTCAGGTTCCGGCAAGTCCACGCTTCTTGGCATGGTCGCGGGCTTTGTGCCGCTGAGCGCGGGCCGTATCACATATGGCGAGCAGGATCTGTCGCGGCTCACCCCCGGCGCGAGACCCGTTTCCATCCTGTTTCAGGATCAGAACCTTTTCCCTCACCTGAGCGTCGCACAGAATGTCGGCCTTGGCCTTCGCCCGAACCTGCGCCTTACCCCCGATGAGCAAGCGGCAATCGAAGATGCCCTTTCTCAGGTCGGACTCACAGACAAAGCGGACAGCATGCCTGCGCAACTGTCAGGCGGTCAGCAAAGCCGTGTCGCGCTTGCCCGTGTAGCCTTGCGTGCACGCCCGATCCTGCTGCTTGATGAGGCGTTTTCGGCGCTCGGTCCGGCACTGAAGGCAGATATGCTGGCACTGCTCGGGCGCATCGCCGACCGGACAAAGGCAACGGTCCTGATGGTCACCCACGATCCGGACGATGCCCGTGCGTTCGCGTCCGAAACCGTTCTGGTGATGGACGGCCTCGCCCAGGCCCCGGTGGCAACGGGCCCTCTGCTGGATAACCCGCCGCCCGCCCTTCGGGCCTATCTTGGCTGA
- a CDS encoding ArsR/SmtB family transcription factor, producing MTNDTQIDSVFHAMSDMRRRVLFDRIVRTDGITVAELTEGSGVTQGAVSQHLKVLREADLIQGTPQGRRTLYHARPQGLAPLVDWLAMYETFWPARVAALRDLLKEIDE from the coding sequence ATGACCAACGACACTCAAATCGACAGCGTCTTTCACGCGATGTCGGACATGCGACGCCGCGTTCTGTTTGACCGGATCGTTCGCACCGATGGCATTACCGTTGCCGAACTGACCGAAGGCAGCGGTGTGACGCAAGGCGCCGTTTCACAACATCTGAAGGTCCTGCGAGAGGCTGATCTGATACAGGGCACGCCGCAGGGCCGCCGCACGCTTTACCACGCCCGCCCACAAGGGCTTGCCCCGCTGGTGGATTGGCTGGCGATGTATGAGACCTTCTGGCCCGCGCGCGTTGCAGCCCTGCGAGACCTGCTGAAGGAGATCGACGAATGA
- a CDS encoding thiamine ABC transporter substrate-binding protein, translating into MRIALLALMASSAPALAAGPEFTVYAPEYFASEWGPGPKIEEGFEANCNCDLVFVTGDVLPRILLEGEGTEADAVIGLSIDQTLRARESGLFAPHNEDTSALTMPIEWQDDVFLPFNWSETAFIYDETRLENPPESLQALLDAQDDLKIVIQDPRSSVSGLALLLWIKQVFGDDSMTAWEKLKPKVLTVTQGWSEAYGMFTDGEADMVLSFTTSPAYHIGAEEDTTKHAAIFPEGHYLLAELAAQVKGTDQPELAQQFMDYILSPDFQGMIAEANWSYPSKLPDDQLPDYFADLPRPEKTIFLSEDEAEALRQPALDEWLRVFAN; encoded by the coding sequence ATGCGCATTGCCCTTCTTGCCCTTATGGCAAGCTCAGCCCCGGCCCTTGCTGCGGGTCCGGAATTTACAGTCTACGCCCCTGAATACTTCGCCTCGGAATGGGGTCCAGGCCCGAAGATCGAAGAGGGGTTCGAGGCGAACTGCAACTGCGATCTGGTTTTCGTGACCGGCGATGTTCTGCCCCGCATCCTGCTGGAAGGCGAAGGCACCGAAGCCGATGCCGTGATCGGGCTGAGCATTGATCAGACGCTGCGCGCACGCGAAAGCGGCCTTTTTGCCCCGCATAACGAAGATACATCTGCGCTGACCATGCCTATTGAGTGGCAGGATGACGTATTCCTGCCCTTTAACTGGTCCGAAACGGCATTCATCTATGACGAAACCCGTCTGGAGAACCCGCCCGAAAGCTTGCAAGCCCTGCTGGATGCCCAAGACGATCTGAAGATCGTCATACAGGATCCACGCAGTTCCGTTTCCGGTCTGGCGCTGCTGCTTTGGATCAAACAGGTCTTTGGCGACGACAGCATGACCGCGTGGGAGAAGTTGAAGCCCAAGGTTCTGACCGTAACGCAAGGGTGGTCCGAAGCCTACGGGATGTTCACTGATGGCGAGGCCGATATGGTTCTCAGCTTCACCACATCGCCCGCCTATCACATCGGCGCCGAGGAGGACACGACCAAACATGCCGCGATCTTTCCCGAAGGCCACTATCTTCTGGCAGAGCTTGCGGCGCAAGTGAAGGGCACGGATCAGCCAGAACTGGCGCAGCAATTCATGGATTATATCCTGTCGCCCGACTTCCAGGGCATGATTGCCGAGGCCAACTGGTCCTATCCGTCGAAGCTGCCGGATGATCAGTTGCCGGATTACTTCGCGGACCTGCCCCGGCCTGAAAAAACCATTTTCCTGTCGGAAGACGAGGCCGAGGCGTTGCGCCAACCAGCCCTTGATGAATGGCTGCGCGTCTTCGCGAATTGA
- a CDS encoding DUF899 domain-containing protein, which translates to MPSHPIASRDDWLAARRALLAEEKELTRRSDELAKKRVALPWVAVGKSYDFQTETGPATLADLFQGRSQLLIYHFMYGPDYQAGCPSCSAIADGFDGTVAHFQNHDVSFWAVSRAPLDRLLTYRDRMGWEFPWASSLGSDFNFDFGVSFTAEQQRDGMTYNFETEGAQNPEAVGGEVEMPGMSSFVIEDGQVYHCYSAYARGLDAMWSVYPWLDRAPLGRNEPEYWWRRQDEYPKALASGACCQNKD; encoded by the coding sequence ATGCCATCACATCCAATCGCGTCCCGCGACGATTGGCTGGCAGCGCGGCGCGCCCTGCTGGCAGAGGAGAAGGAACTCACCCGCCGCTCGGACGAGCTGGCGAAAAAGCGTGTGGCCCTGCCTTGGGTGGCCGTCGGCAAGAGTTATGACTTTCAGACTGAAACCGGGCCCGCAACACTTGCCGATCTGTTTCAGGGCCGCTCTCAACTGCTGATCTATCACTTCATGTACGGTCCGGATTATCAGGCAGGCTGCCCATCATGCTCGGCAATCGCGGACGGGTTCGACGGAACTGTCGCGCATTTTCAGAACCATGATGTTTCGTTCTGGGCGGTATCACGCGCGCCGCTTGACCGGCTTCTGACGTATCGTGATCGCATGGGGTGGGAATTTCCCTGGGCCTCATCGCTCGGCAGCGACTTCAACTTCGATTTCGGCGTGTCATTTACTGCGGAGCAACAACGCGATGGCATGACCTACAACTTCGAAACCGAAGGGGCCCAAAACCCGGAAGCTGTCGGGGGCGAGGTGGAGATGCCCGGAATGAGCAGCTTCGTGATCGAGGATGGGCAGGTTTACCATTGCTACTCAGCTTATGCCCGAGGGCTGGATGCGATGTGGAGCGTGTACCCTTGGCTCGATCGCGCACCGCTTGGACGGAACGAGCCCGAATATTGGTGGCGCCGTCAGGATGAATATCCGAAGGCATTGGCATCAGGCGCGTGTTGTCAGAACAAGGACTGA
- the petB gene encoding cytochrome b: MSGIPHDHYEPKTGVERWLHRRLPVMGIVYDTLMIPTPKNLNWWWIWGIVLAFCLALQIVTGIVLAMHYTPHVDLAFASVEHIMRNVNGGHMLRYLHANGASLFFFAVYVHIFRGLFYGSYKAPREVTWIVGMLIYLMMMGTAFMGYVLPWGQMSFWGATVITGLFGAIPGIGPSIQEWLLGGPAVDNATLNRFFSLHYLLPFIIAALVVVHIWAFHTTGNNNPTGIEVRRTSKEEAEKDTLPFWPYFVIKDLFALAVILVVFFAVVGFMPNYLGHPDNYIEANPLATPAHIVPEWYFLPFYAILRAFDSEVWLVQLVEWLSFGIIDAKFFGVIAMFGAILVMALVPWLDTSRVRSGRFRPLFKWWYWLLCIDFVVLMWAGAMPAEGIYPYIALAGAAYWFAYFLVILPLLGLIEKPDPMPATIEEDFAAHYGQTTHPAE, from the coding sequence ATGTCCGGAATTCCACACGATCACTACGAACCCAAGACCGGGGTAGAGCGCTGGCTCCATCGCCGCCTGCCCGTGATGGGCATCGTCTATGACACGCTCATGATCCCGACCCCTAAAAACCTGAACTGGTGGTGGATCTGGGGTATCGTTCTGGCCTTTTGTCTGGCGCTGCAAATCGTCACCGGTATCGTGCTGGCGATGCATTACACGCCGCATGTCGATCTGGCATTTGCCAGCGTCGAACATATCATGCGCAACGTGAATGGCGGCCATATGCTGCGCTATCTGCACGCAAACGGGGCCTCGCTGTTCTTCTTTGCCGTCTATGTTCACATCTTCCGCGGCCTCTTCTATGGCTCCTACAAGGCCCCGCGCGAGGTGACCTGGATCGTCGGGATGCTGATCTATCTGATGATGATGGGCACGGCGTTCATGGGCTATGTGCTGCCCTGGGGTCAGATGTCCTTCTGGGGCGCGACCGTGATTACCGGCCTGTTCGGCGCAATCCCCGGTATCGGACCCAGCATTCAGGAATGGCTGCTTGGCGGACCGGCGGTTGATAACGCCACACTGAACCGCTTCTTCTCGCTTCATTACCTGCTGCCGTTCATCATTGCAGCCTTGGTCGTGGTTCATATCTGGGCCTTCCACACGACTGGCAACAACAACCCGACCGGTATCGAAGTGCGCCGCACCTCGAAGGAAGAAGCCGAAAAGGACACGCTGCCCTTCTGGCCTTATTTCGTCATCAAAGACCTGTTCGCACTGGCTGTCATTCTGGTGGTGTTCTTCGCGGTTGTCGGCTTCATGCCGAACTACCTTGGCCACCCCGACAACTATATCGAGGCGAACCCGCTGGCGACGCCTGCGCATATCGTGCCGGAATGGTACTTCCTGCCGTTCTACGCGATCCTGCGGGCCTTCGATTCGGAAGTCTGGCTGGTTCAACTGGTCGAATGGCTGTCCTTCGGGATCATCGACGCGAAATTCTTCGGCGTGATCGCGATGTTTGGCGCAATTCTTGTCATGGCGCTTGTGCCGTGGCTGGATACCAGCCGCGTCCGCTCGGGCCGTTTCCGTCCGCTGTTCAAATGGTGGTACTGGCTGCTATGCATCGACTTCGTCGTGCTGATGTGGGCGGGCGCCATGCCGGCCGAGGGGATCTATCCCTATATCGCTCTGGCGGGTGCGGCTTACTGGTTCGCCTATTTCCTGGTCATCCTGCCTCTGCTTGGCCTGATCGAGAAACCTGACCCTATGCCAGCGACGATCGAAGAAGACTTCGCCGCGCATTATGGCCAAACTACCCATCCTGCCGAGTAA
- a CDS encoding SRPBCC family protein, with amino-acid sequence MNDDRSASIELTEDLPHSPEKLWKVLTTGELISRWMGLKPKGFEPVEGNEFTYQTGAAGKWDGTIHCKVLESVLNRKLVYSWKGGHAENTGYGTLLDTVVTFELSPTATGTVLKISHSGFKVPRNDTAYRNMSAGWNECAENLQSFDKEN; translated from the coding sequence ATGAACGACGACCGGAGCGCATCAATCGAACTGACAGAAGACCTTCCACATTCCCCGGAAAAACTGTGGAAAGTGCTCACAACGGGTGAGCTTATCAGCCGCTGGATGGGCTTGAAGCCAAAGGGGTTCGAACCCGTGGAAGGCAACGAGTTCACATATCAGACGGGTGCAGCGGGCAAGTGGGACGGGACGATCCATTGCAAGGTGCTGGAATCGGTGCTGAACCGCAAACTGGTTTATTCTTGGAAAGGCGGCCACGCCGAAAACACCGGTTATGGCACACTGCTGGATACAGTTGTCACTTTTGAGCTTTCGCCCACCGCCACAGGCACCGTGCTGAAAATCAGCCATTCCGGCTTCAAAGTGCCGCGCAACGACACGGCCTACCGGAACATGTCAGCAGGCTGGAACGAATGTGCAGAGAACCTGCAATCCTTCGATAAGGAGAACTGA
- a CDS encoding TetR/AcrR family transcriptional regulator, with the protein MRDGYSGASVDDIAREAAVSKATLYNYFPDKRLMFDAVFRDELDRLRIDGSQVVGIDLPIEQVLRFIGHLIASQSVSEFSIRALRLAIAEASRFPDLAAEYYRVGPASLRKTLAARIVQWQEDGVLSKDIEDVDLAADSFICLCCAGVQCAVLLKGRTAVDDATIRRTVDNAVAMFLSQFGAKAV; encoded by the coding sequence ATGCGAGACGGTTATTCCGGCGCGAGTGTCGATGACATTGCCCGCGAGGCGGCGGTTTCAAAGGCCACGCTGTACAACTATTTTCCGGACAAGCGTCTGATGTTCGACGCCGTGTTCCGCGACGAACTGGATCGCTTGCGGATTGACGGGTCGCAGGTGGTCGGAATAGATCTGCCGATCGAACAGGTCCTTCGCTTTATCGGGCATCTGATCGCCAGTCAGTCCGTTTCTGAATTCAGCATTCGTGCGCTGCGTCTGGCCATCGCCGAGGCGTCGCGCTTTCCTGATCTTGCGGCGGAGTACTATCGGGTCGGGCCGGCAAGCCTGCGCAAAACGCTCGCTGCGCGGATCGTGCAATGGCAGGAAGACGGGGTGCTGAGCAAGGATATCGAGGATGTCGACCTCGCCGCAGATAGTTTTATCTGTCTGTGCTGCGCCGGGGTGCAATGCGCCGTTCTTCTGAAAGGCAGAACTGCGGTGGACGACGCGACGATCCGCCGTACCGTGGACAATGCCGTTGCGATGTTCCTGTCGCAGTTCGGCGCAAAGGCTGTGTAA
- a CDS encoding I78 family peptidase inhibitor — MNTTHKVLVPLILTLAVAGCVRTAPANVEPVQPPGIEPLPTAADDGLTERKPDLCKASTYASYVGQPGSIIPTLGVTREYRVVEYRGIEAQEYNPNRIVFRLDDLGNISAVDCG; from the coding sequence ATGAATACGACCCACAAAGTTCTTGTGCCGCTTATTCTGACGCTGGCGGTTGCCGGATGTGTACGAACAGCGCCCGCCAATGTAGAGCCGGTTCAGCCGCCGGGAATTGAGCCACTGCCGACGGCTGCCGATGATGGCCTGACCGAGCGTAAGCCGGATCTCTGCAAGGCATCGACCTATGCATCCTATGTCGGCCAGCCCGGCAGCATCATCCCGACGCTTGGCGTCACGCGTGAGTATCGTGTTGTCGAGTATCGCGGGATCGAGGCGCAGGAATATAACCCGAACCGGATTGTGTTCCGTCTGGACGACCTGGGCAATATCTCTGCCGTTGACTGCGGTTGA
- a CDS encoding Glu/Leu/Phe/Val family dehydrogenase, which translates to MSNAHPSFRDSVDRMFNHAASLMKLPPGLEEKIRVCNSTYTVRFGVRLRGAIHTFTGYRSVHSEHMEPVKGGIRYAMSVNQDEVEALAALMTYKCALVEVPFGGSKGGLRINPRDWDEDELERITRRFTYELSRRSLISPSQNVPAPDMGTGEREMAWMADAFKRLHPDDINAKACVTGKPVTIGGILGRVEATGRGVQYAIREFFRHPEALKRTGIEGELSGKRVVVQGLGNVGYHAAKFLQEEDGCAIVTVVEYNGTVHNPDGLDIEALKTHIRETGGVENFPGATFRPAGLEGLEDDCDILIPAAVESVITEKNAGKIKAKLIIEAANGPTTSEGDRILKERGVVVIPDMYANAGGVTVSYFEWVKNLSQISLGRLERRHEEARNRLLVSEIERLSADSQVKWTLSDGFKAAYLHGADELELVRSGLDDTMRESYMKMQEVWFGDDRVDDLRTAAYVVAIRRITNVYGSLGL; encoded by the coding sequence ATGTCGAACGCCCATCCCTCCTTCCGCGACTCAGTCGATCGCATGTTCAACCATGCTGCTTCGCTCATGAAACTACCGCCGGGGCTGGAGGAGAAGATCCGGGTCTGCAACTCTACCTATACAGTTCGATTTGGTGTCCGCCTGCGCGGCGCAATTCATACCTTCACCGGCTATCGCTCTGTCCATTCAGAACATATGGAACCCGTGAAGGGCGGTATCCGCTATGCCATGTCCGTCAATCAGGACGAGGTGGAAGCGCTCGCCGCCCTGATGACCTATAAATGCGCCTTGGTCGAGGTGCCCTTCGGTGGCTCCAAAGGTGGTCTGCGGATCAACCCGCGTGATTGGGATGAAGATGAGCTGGAACGGATCACCCGCCGGTTCACCTATGAGCTTTCACGACGCTCACTGATCTCTCCATCGCAGAACGTTCCTGCCCCGGATATGGGCACGGGCGAGCGTGAAATGGCATGGATGGCCGATGCCTTTAAGCGCCTGCATCCCGATGACATCAACGCCAAGGCTTGCGTAACCGGCAAACCTGTCACCATCGGCGGCATTCTGGGCCGGGTCGAGGCGACAGGGCGCGGCGTTCAATACGCGATCCGTGAATTCTTTCGCCACCCTGAAGCACTTAAGCGCACTGGCATCGAGGGCGAACTTTCGGGCAAGCGCGTGGTCGTGCAGGGTCTGGGCAATGTGGGCTATCACGCCGCGAAATTCCTGCAGGAAGAGGACGGCTGCGCCATCGTGACGGTCGTCGAATATAACGGCACAGTCCACAATCCCGACGGCTTGGATATAGAAGCCCTCAAGACCCATATCCGCGAAACCGGCGGCGTCGAAAACTTCCCCGGCGCGACATTCCGCCCGGCCGGGCTGGAAGGGCTGGAAGACGATTGCGACATTCTGATCCCTGCCGCCGTCGAAAGTGTGATCACCGAAAAGAACGCCGGCAAAATCAAGGCAAAGCTTATCATCGAAGCCGCGAACGGTCCGACCACCTCTGAAGGCGACAGGATACTGAAAGAACGCGGCGTCGTCGTTATCCCGGATATGTATGCCAACGCCGGCGGTGTGACCGTGTCCTATTTCGAATGGGTCAAGAACCTCAGCCAAATCAGCCTCGGCCGGTTGGAGCGGCGGCATGAAGAGGCCCGCAACCGGCTTCTTGTGTCAGAGATCGAACGCCTTTCCGCCGATTCGCAGGTTAAATGGACGCTGTCGGACGGCTTCAAAGCCGCCTATCTGCACGGCGCGGATGAGCTGGAACTGGTCCGCTCTGGCCTCGATGATACGATGCGGGAAAGCTATATGAAAATGCAGGAGGTGTGGTTCGGCGACGATCGCGTCGATGACCTGCGCACTGCAGCCTATGTCGTCGCAATCCGACGCATTACCAACGTCTACGGTTCGCTGGGGCTGTAA